A part of Antennarius striatus isolate MH-2024 chromosome 21, ASM4005453v1, whole genome shotgun sequence genomic DNA contains:
- the LOC137588714 gene encoding urotensin-2 receptor: protein MNNHTFDLNMSPPRVGESGTVDQELVVTSTFGTLLSIVYIIGVSGNVYTLVVMCHSIRFATSMYISIINLAVADLLYLSTIPFVVSTYFLKDWYFGDIGCRILLSLDLLTMHASIFTLTVMCTERYLAVTKPLDTVKRSKSHRKALAWGVWVLSLVLTVPMMIMVAQTNKNMPDGGVKRMCAPTWAPLAYKVYVTVLFGTSIMAPGLIIGYLYIKLARTYLESQHNSVFSKGGKRSPKQKVLVMIFTIVLVFWACFLPFWIWQLLPLYHPKPLSLASHTRTCINYLVASLTYSNSCINPFLYTLLTKNYREYLKNRHKSFYRYTSSFKQRPPSISSWGKSASFSNQFEFNSETLVMGTLK, encoded by the coding sequence ATGAATAACCACACTTTTGATTTGAATATGAGTCCGCCGCGGGTCGGCGAATCCGGAACCGTGGACCAGGAACTCGTCGTCACCTCTACTTTCGGGACTCTTTTGTCAATCGTCTACATCATCGGAGTATCGGGAAATGTTTACACCTTGGTGGTGATGTGTCACTCGATCCGATTCGCCACATCTATGTATATCTCCATCATCAACCTGGCTGTAGCGGACCTGCTCTACCTCTCCACCATCCCCTTTGTGGTGTCCACGTACTTCCTGAAGGACTGGTACTTCGGGGATATAGGATGTCGCATCCTGCTCAGCCTGGACCTCCTAACTATGCACGCCAGCATCTTCACCCTCACTGTCATGTGCACGGAGCGCTATCTGGCCGTCACCAAGCCGCTGGACACGGTGAAACGCTCCAAGAGTCACCGCAAGGCTCTGGCGTGGGGCGTGTGGGTGCTGTCTCTGGTCCTGACTGTGCCCATGATGATAATGGTTGCCCAGACCAATAAGAACATGCCCGATGGGGGTGTGAAGAGGATGTGCGCACCCACCTGGGCGCCCCTGGCGTATAAAGTGTACGTGACCGTCCTCTTTGGCACCAGCATCATGGCTCCGGGACTCATCATTGGTTACCTGTACATCAAATTGGCGCGCACGTACTTAGAGTCCCAGCACAACTCTGTGTTTAGCAAAGGAGGGAAGCGCTCACCGAAGCAGAAAGTGTTGGTCATGATCTTCACCATCGTACTGGTTTTCTGGGCGTGCTTCCTGCCGTTCTGGATCTGGCAGCTGCTGCCACTGTACCACCCCAAGCCCCTGAGCCTGGCCTCGCACACACGCACCTGTATCAACTACCTGGTAGCAAGCCTCACGTACAGCAACAGCTGCATTAACCCATTCCTCTACACACTCCTCACAAAGAACTACAGGGAGTACCTGAAAAACAGGCACAAGAGCTTCTACAGGTACACGTCCTCCTTTAAACAACGCCCACCCAGCATCTCCTCATGGGGGAAGTCGGCGTCCTTCAGTAACCAGTTTGAGTTCAACTCCGAGACTCTGGTAATGGGGACACTGAAGTAA